TGGCAATGCGTCGTTCTTAAATTAatctatttcaaatttatgcaaataaaacgtaaataagcaacaaatatgtgttttgtatatttttagcgTTTTACAACACTAATTACagtttgtgtgtttggctgcGCAAGAAATTGTTTCGTTGCGTTTTCTCTGgcaaataagcataaatttaacgtttttgtattaaatttgcagtaaagcttattaaaaagGCAGCAATATGGCGAAAATGGCATTTCAGCATCAGGCGGGCACGGCCATGGAGTGTCTAAGTGTAAGTTGTGTATATTAGAGcaaaacacacgcatacacaggCAGCCACAGCGTTCTAgctgcttgtgtatgtgtgtgtgagtgtgtgtaggTGTAAAGTGAAATTGGAACTTTCTCAATATTAGTCATAAATTTCTAACTTATTTGTAACTAGATACCCATAACGCTGCACAAGGAAAAGGACTATGACCAGGAGGGCAGAGAAATACTCAAGTGTGGCTTTAAAATTGGAGGCGGCATTGATCAGGATTACAAAAAAAGTCCACAGGGCTATACGGACTACGTGCGTAGTTagaacaataattaaatatgcattaatacgtgttaaatttgctttgcaggGCATCTATGTAACGGAGGTGCATGAGGGCAGTCCTGCAGCACGCGCTGGTCTTCGCATCCACGATAAGATACTCCAGTGCAATGGCTATGACTTTACTATGGTTACTCACAAAAAGGCTGTTAGCTATATACGCAAGAATCCCATACTTAATATGCTGGTAGCGCGCAAAGGTGTTACCTCCACTTAAATCTAGGCGCAGATTTCCTATTGACTATATTGTCGCTCACTCTTACACCAACTCTCTACTACTGCTAAGATCTCTAGCTAGCGCTCTTTACCAGAAACTATGCGTACActtgtgtttatatataagatTATATATACCTTAACTTACTATTATGCATATCGCGCACTCATATAGACATATAGCTAAGTAGAGCTGCTTGTTAAATTGATTTACATTAACTTGGTTTAAGTTTATAGCGAGGCATACATAAGAAAACCCAGACTAGTTTCTTAGTACCTACACTTGTTGTACtaaaagcataataaaataagtaaaatcaTGGCCAAAACACAACAACTATATACAGAGAAGCAACGAGGTTGAAAATAGTTAACTTAAGCCAAGTTCAAGCAACAggttcaatttttttttattacattttccAAGCAGCCGAAGAATCTCTTGTAAGACCCGTCAgtatttatatagatatacaatttttgtacttttatatatactgcAGCAAGCATTccaaaaataatgaaatgaaagcaaattcCCATAAACTTGTTAAAGCAACTAAATAGTACATAGATTGTGATAAATGTTAATTGTGCAGTTGggtttttttaaatatgtatttttaagtttttttttgtacaacaaatattttgtaaatgtttagattgcattaaaataaatgttttgccGCTAGACAAAGACTTCAAAgcgcttgttgtttatttacgACGGCCGGCCTTCGATTTGACCTTGACATTGTAACCGCATTCTGTTTGCCAAGAGAGACAGATAACGGGTAATGATATTGTAAGCACCTTGCTTGCATCAGCTTACataatgtttttttgtttcgttatgttttttaattacacacatacaataaaattttgtaacatcattttgcacttttgaaaaaaacaaaaatgcgttagctaattaaaaaaattaaataattggaaAGCGTCTGAGGAACTAAGCAATAGGCTCTATATGGAAAGCATGTGGCACGTATATTATGGGCTACAAACGCTAGACTACTTGTTGGCATAACCATTGGGGTTCTGGCTCTGCCAGCGCCACGTATCCTCGCACATTTTATCAATGCCGCGCGTTGCCTTCCAGCCCAGCGCACGTTCGGCCAGCTGGGCATCCGCATAGCAGGTGGCCACATCACCCGAGCGTCTGTCAACCAATTCGTAGTTGATCTTCTTGCCGGAGGCCACCTCAAAAGCCTTGACTAGATCCAACACAGAGCAGCCAACGCTTGTGCCCAGATTGTAAGCAAAGAAACCTGTTTCGGCTATGTTGCGCAGCTTGTCCAAAGCTTTGATATGACCCTCAGCCAGATCAACGATATGTATGTAGTCGCGCACACCAGTGCCGTCCTTGGTGGGAAAATCGCTGCCATAGACGCTAAGTTTGGGACGACGACCCACAGCCACTTGGGCAATGTAGGGCATAAGATTGTTGGGCTCGCCATTGGGATCCTCGCCTATGCGACCGCTTATGTGAGCGCCCACGGGGTTGAAGTAGCGCAAGGAAACTACAGCCCAACGCTAGAGTGAATTACAAGCAAtgataaatatgcaaacttGTTTAATAAGACTACGCACCTTGTCGGATTTGCACAAATCCTTAAGAATCTCCTCAGTAAAGTATTTGGTCTTGCCGTAGGGCGATGTGCAATTGCCTGTGGGATGCTCCTCGGTGACAGGCAAAAACTTTGGTTCTCCATAAACAGTTGCACTCGAGCTATAGACAAACTTGAAGACATTATTGTCCGCCATAGCCTCGAGCAGCACATTTGTGCCCGTCATATTGTTGTGATAGTATTGCAAGGGTATACGGCAGGACTCGCCCACAGCCTTCAATGCAGCAAAGTGCGCCACCATATCAATTTTGTGCTAAAAAGATTACGCATTAATCAACTGTTTGGAGTCGAGTGCAACGTCAACAATTTGCGTCGAGGTCAAGCTGCTATATGGAGGCAGGGCGTAGGCACAACGGCTGCGTAAACAAACGCGCGCGCTCGTTGATAGCGATAAGAGCATATGCCACATGTATCCAAAATTGCTGCTGACGTCAACAAATCAGCTTATAGAACTTACCTCCTGGAAGACCGAACGAACTTGCTCGCGATCTGTGATGTCCACGCGATAAAAGTTGACCTTCTTGCCGGTGATTTCCTGCACACGACTGAGCGCCTCCGGGAGCTTAGCTGCTCCACTGCTAAAAGCATTGCAGAGATTGTCCACGCAGATGACGTTGTAGCCAGCATTGAGCATCTCCAGCACTGTGTGCGAGCCAATATAGCCAGCGCCGCCAGTGACCAAAACTGTGGGTGGTGCCATTGTGCTGAAGTTGCTTGAACAACTGTAACGTGAGTTGCTTTGCTTGGGGTTCTGTAGgtaataaaagtgaaaattggATAAGTTCAAGCGAAATTCTCTcttctacacacacaaacgcacaagCATACGTTGAGAGAGTTCTAGTTAACGGTGCTTTGCCGACGTAAGCaggtgcatatgtatgtgtgtcagAATTAGCACTCACCTGTACACGTAAGTACTTTAAACAAAACGGCCGCTGCTTCACTAAGCAGATGAATCAGCTAATTTATTACTcaattatttacacaaataCATGAACACCCTTGaaattatgtttgtatttggTATTTTACACGCACTAATAATGACGCCCTGTTAATGCCAGTTGTTGGTTTAAGATCGCTGACCCCTGCCGCCTAAAAGCTTGCGAGTATCTTCTTcact
The DNA window shown above is from Drosophila busckii strain San Diego stock center, stock number 13000-0081.31 chromosome 3L, ASM1175060v1, whole genome shotgun sequence and carries:
- the LOC108600524 gene encoding UDP-glucose 4-epimerase, yielding MAPPTVLVTGGAGYIGSHTVLEMLNAGYNVICVDNLCNAFSSGAAKLPEALSRVQEITGKKVNFYRVDITDREQVRSVFQEHKIDMVAHFAALKAVGESCRIPLQYYHNNMTGTNVLLEAMADNNVFKFVYSSSATVYGEPKFLPVTEEHPTGNCTSPYGKTKYFTEEILKDLCKSDKRWAVVSLRYFNPVGAHISGRIGEDPNGEPNNLMPYIAQVAVGRRPKLSVYGSDFPTKDGTGVRDYIHIVDLAEGHIKALDKLRNIAETGFFAYNLGTSVGCSVLDLVKAFEVASGKKINYELVDRRSGDVATCYADAQLAERALGWKATRGIDKMCEDTWRWQSQNPNGYANK
- the LOC108600527 gene encoding tax1-binding protein 3 homolog → MAKMAFQHQAGTAMECLSIPITLHKEKDYDQEGREILKCGFKIGGGIDQDYKKSPQGYTDYGIYVTEVHEGSPAARAGLRIHDKILQCNGYDFTMVTHKKAVSYIRKNPILNMLVARKGVTST